One window of Akkermansia biwaensis genomic DNA carries:
- a CDS encoding beta-N-acetylhexosaminidase encodes MKLTLPACVLFLCLPSVFAQEQIIPKPAEITLQKGAPATLTRDSAIVPDVRDKAFLNRATQLQQILSEGTGLPLPLKTPQDAPKNAANIIIKKDSSLASRGEEAYSIQSSPRGIILAAADPKGIFYAAQSLVQMMPVIFHDRNADKSSVQWNISRTPFKIVDYPRFSWRALMIDEARHFFGEKAIKQIIDQMALLKMNILHWHLTDDVGWRMEIKKYPRLTSIGSKRRETETGTWNSGKSDGTPHEGFYTQKQIRDIVQYAARRNITIVPEIEMPGHASAAAVAYPFLSLKTPAEVPTTFIVNTAFDPTSEKTYAFLSDVLDEVVSLFPGKIIHIGGDEVRYDKQWKGVPEIEAFMKKNKLKSLSDVQMHFTNRMSGIIAKKGRRMMGWNEIYGHDVNGDGGGKAGGKLDTNAVIHFWKGSASLAKDAIREGHDVINSTNGFTYLDYSYGSIPLQKAYGFEPVFDGLEEQYHSKVKGLGAQMWTEWVPDVKRLHYQVFPRACAFAEVGWTARDKKDFPDFKKRLKDYGKRMDLMGISYAGDIVGQLDKADFFNTPKLGTWTPGDLAREEHSFDATQLIKSPGNYTVTLLYDKGAHAIEIESVALYEGDREIARDAHPGKSGTRKENIQYILNVPEVKSGAAYTVRAKFKGAGGNDSHGTVYLETP; translated from the coding sequence ATGAAATTAACCCTGCCGGCCTGCGTTCTCTTCCTCTGTCTTCCCTCCGTCTTCGCGCAGGAGCAGATCATCCCCAAACCGGCGGAAATCACGCTTCAAAAGGGCGCCCCGGCCACACTCACCCGGGATTCCGCAATCGTGCCCGACGTCCGGGACAAGGCCTTCCTGAACAGGGCCACGCAGTTGCAGCAGATATTGAGCGAAGGAACGGGGCTTCCCCTTCCTCTGAAAACCCCGCAGGACGCGCCCAAAAACGCCGCCAATATCATCATCAAAAAAGACTCCTCCCTGGCATCCAGAGGAGAGGAAGCCTACTCCATCCAATCCTCTCCCCGCGGAATCATCCTTGCCGCCGCAGACCCGAAAGGTATTTTCTACGCTGCCCAGAGCCTGGTCCAGATGATGCCCGTCATCTTCCATGACCGGAATGCGGACAAATCCTCCGTGCAATGGAACATTTCCCGGACGCCGTTCAAGATCGTGGACTATCCCCGGTTTTCCTGGCGCGCGCTGATGATCGACGAAGCCCGCCACTTCTTCGGTGAAAAAGCCATCAAGCAAATCATCGACCAGATGGCCCTGCTGAAAATGAACATTCTGCACTGGCACCTGACGGACGATGTTGGATGGCGCATGGAAATCAAAAAATACCCGCGCCTTACCTCCATCGGCTCCAAACGCCGGGAAACGGAAACAGGAACGTGGAACAGCGGCAAATCGGACGGTACGCCGCATGAAGGATTTTACACCCAGAAGCAGATCAGGGACATCGTGCAGTACGCGGCCCGGCGCAACATCACCATCGTCCCGGAAATCGAAATGCCGGGGCATGCCAGTGCGGCCGCCGTCGCCTATCCCTTCCTGAGCCTGAAAACTCCCGCGGAGGTGCCCACCACCTTCATCGTCAACACGGCTTTTGACCCCACCTCGGAAAAAACTTATGCCTTCCTGTCCGACGTGCTGGACGAAGTCGTCTCCCTGTTCCCCGGCAAAATCATCCACATCGGCGGGGATGAAGTGCGTTACGACAAGCAATGGAAAGGCGTGCCGGAAATTGAGGCGTTCATGAAGAAAAACAAATTGAAAAGCCTTTCCGACGTCCAGATGCACTTCACCAACCGCATGTCCGGCATCATTGCCAAAAAAGGCCGCCGCATGATGGGCTGGAATGAAATCTACGGCCATGACGTCAATGGGGACGGCGGAGGCAAGGCGGGAGGCAAACTGGACACGAACGCCGTCATCCACTTCTGGAAAGGCAGCGCCAGTCTGGCGAAGGACGCCATCCGGGAAGGCCACGACGTCATCAACTCTACCAACGGATTCACGTACCTCGACTACAGCTATGGCAGCATCCCGCTGCAAAAAGCCTACGGCTTTGAACCTGTCTTCGACGGGCTTGAGGAACAATACCACTCCAAGGTCAAGGGGCTGGGAGCCCAGATGTGGACGGAATGGGTGCCGGATGTGAAACGCCTCCACTACCAGGTTTTTCCCCGTGCCTGCGCCTTTGCCGAGGTGGGCTGGACAGCCAGGGACAAAAAGGACTTCCCGGACTTCAAAAAGCGCTTGAAGGACTACGGGAAACGCATGGACCTGATGGGCATCAGCTATGCCGGGGACATCGTAGGTCAACTGGACAAGGCCGACTTTTTCAACACGCCAAAGCTGGGAACCTGGACTCCCGGCGATCTTGCAAGGGAGGAACACTCCTTTGACGCCACGCAATTGATCAAATCCCCCGGCAACTACACCGTCACCCTTCTTTACGACAAGGGAGCCCATGCCATTGAAATAGAGTCCGTCGCCCTGTATGAGGGGGACAGGGAAATCGCCCGGGACGCCCATCCGGGGAAAAGCGGAACCCGCAAGGAAAACATCCAGTACATCCTGAACGTGCCGGAAGTCAAATCCGGCGCCGCCTATACGGTCAGGGCCAAATTCAAAGGCGCCGGAGGCAATGACTCCCACGGCACAGTTTACCTTGAGACGCCCTGA
- a CDS encoding M15 family metallopeptidase: MPSPQPQKQVSGRLRRLAFLLIACTVFTVLAHELKYPASAWPSEREVLSGRSIFGKPGDTRSLVTVTLPYPLRPSWAPDTEITSITCHGLVAGSLINIFQKTLDHYGLERIRELHLDVYGGCFNNRPVRGAGRPSLHAWGIAVDLDPLRNAMYMRAPEAAFSGPEYDAFWSIVEGEGAFSLGRELGYDWMHIQFVRP, translated from the coding sequence ATGCCTTCCCCCCAGCCGCAAAAACAGGTCTCCGGCCGCCTCCGGAGACTGGCATTCCTGCTCATTGCCTGCACCGTATTCACCGTACTGGCGCATGAACTGAAATATCCCGCATCCGCATGGCCCTCGGAACGGGAAGTGCTCTCCGGCAGATCCATCTTCGGAAAGCCGGGAGACACGCGCTCCCTGGTCACCGTGACCCTTCCCTACCCCTTGAGGCCCTCCTGGGCTCCCGATACGGAAATCACCTCCATCACCTGTCACGGGCTGGTCGCCGGCTCCCTCATCAACATCTTTCAAAAGACGCTGGACCACTATGGCCTGGAACGCATCCGGGAACTGCATCTGGACGTTTACGGCGGCTGCTTCAACAACCGGCCCGTCAGGGGCGCCGGCAGGCCGTCCCTGCACGCATGGGGAATTGCCGTGGACCTGGACCCTTTGCGCAACGCCATGTACATGCGCGCGCCGGAAGCTGCCTTTTCCGGTCCGGAATACGATGCGTTCTGGTCCATCGTGGAAGGAGAGGGGGCGTTCTCCCTGGGGCGCGAGCTGGGATATGACTGGATGCACATCCAGTTCGTCCGCCCGTAA
- a CDS encoding chloride channel protein, producing the protein MNPSPPDPQTPPGTVWYGWVLNLFHHLKVGESQVTFMWAVLVGIVGASMSMCFEWLVEFIQWLLTGIWSDSRVGVFSLLEPEWRIAVPAIGGLVAGFILLFVKRRMPGQAMEYMEALAIGNGLIKVRASSLKVLSAAWSIASGAAIGKEGPIIQSSALIASAVGQKLHVSIPRLRLLVGCGAAAGFTTAFHAPFSGCLFVSEIIIGTVSMDILAPLLIASCTGFLMLHLLGDPSPLYSSPFESFTMFSQSLWCVALGVLAAVAAKGWVALLDVSNKYLNGRQSLLPVRLMAAGLLVGVLACFYPEVVGNGQALITGLVHEDYGTQQALILLAVKVSAVAVVFGCGTVGGAMTPTLFVGSMVGFIFSTLLNLMGMEGNHAVAYAMVGMAAFFATAAQAPLTALVMVVEFSMSGQMIYPLLIGVVSAYGTSKLIRARSMYAASLSGSTASVVSLPMAQVHVHDLARHVVPQVLPDASLEEVSSLMLKNPGDLIFVVKQDGSYLGTIYPGDVPGIRKKWNPGPGGQPPSAGDLIRPGAPVLDGDTHLTDALKLFEQDHLSAAAVVRQADGRLDGVLYRTALFQVITEMMKRESSGAEPL; encoded by the coding sequence ATGAATCCGTCTCCCCCCGATCCTCAGACTCCTCCCGGGACAGTCTGGTATGGATGGGTTTTAAACCTGTTCCACCATTTGAAGGTGGGGGAGAGCCAGGTGACTTTCATGTGGGCGGTGCTGGTAGGGATTGTCGGGGCCAGCATGTCCATGTGCTTTGAATGGCTGGTGGAGTTTATTCAATGGCTGTTGACGGGCATTTGGTCGGATTCCAGGGTGGGCGTTTTTTCCCTGCTGGAACCGGAATGGCGGATAGCCGTACCGGCCATCGGCGGCCTGGTGGCCGGGTTTATTCTTTTATTCGTGAAGAGAAGGATGCCGGGGCAGGCCATGGAGTACATGGAGGCCCTGGCCATAGGCAACGGACTGATCAAGGTCAGGGCTTCTTCCCTGAAAGTCCTTTCCGCCGCATGGAGCATTGCTTCCGGAGCGGCTATCGGCAAGGAAGGCCCCATTATCCAGTCTTCCGCCCTGATCGCCTCCGCCGTTGGGCAGAAGCTCCATGTTTCCATTCCCCGTCTGCGCCTGCTGGTGGGGTGCGGCGCGGCGGCAGGTTTCACCACGGCGTTCCACGCTCCTTTTTCCGGCTGCCTGTTCGTGAGTGAGATCATCATCGGCACGGTGAGCATGGATATTCTGGCTCCTCTTTTGATTGCTTCCTGCACCGGGTTTCTGATGCTGCACCTGCTGGGGGACCCCTCGCCTCTTTACAGTTCCCCGTTTGAGAGTTTCACGATGTTTTCCCAGTCCCTGTGGTGCGTGGCGCTGGGGGTGCTGGCCGCCGTGGCGGCCAAGGGCTGGGTGGCCCTGCTGGATGTGTCCAACAAGTATTTGAACGGGCGCCAGTCCCTGCTGCCCGTGCGCCTGATGGCGGCCGGGCTGCTGGTAGGCGTTCTGGCCTGCTTTTACCCGGAGGTGGTGGGCAACGGACAGGCTCTGATCACCGGGCTGGTGCATGAGGATTACGGGACGCAGCAGGCGCTGATTCTGCTGGCGGTGAAGGTGAGCGCCGTGGCGGTGGTGTTCGGCTGCGGCACCGTGGGCGGGGCGATGACACCCACCCTGTTTGTCGGGAGCATGGTGGGTTTTATTTTCAGCACCCTGCTGAATCTCATGGGCATGGAGGGCAATCACGCCGTGGCGTATGCCATGGTGGGCATGGCGGCCTTTTTTGCCACGGCGGCCCAGGCTCCGCTGACGGCGCTGGTGATGGTGGTGGAGTTTTCCATGAGCGGGCAGATGATTTACCCGCTGCTGATCGGCGTGGTGAGTGCCTACGGAACCAGCAAATTGATCCGGGCGCGTTCCATGTACGCCGCCAGCCTGTCCGGAAGCACCGCTTCCGTGGTGAGCCTGCCCATGGCGCAGGTTCATGTGCATGATCTGGCGCGGCACGTGGTGCCGCAGGTGCTTCCGGATGCTTCTCTGGAAGAGGTTTCCTCCCTGATGCTGAAGAATCCGGGGGATTTGATTTTCGTGGTGAAGCAGGACGGTTCTTACCTGGGGACCATTTATCCGGGCGATGTGCCGGGTATCCGGAAGAAGTGGAATCCCGGCCCCGGCGGGCAGCCTCCGTCGGCAGGGGACCTGATCCGTCCGGGCGCTCCCGTGCTGGACGGGGATACGCACCTGACGGATGCCCTCAAGCTGTTTGAGCAGGACCACCTGTCCGCCGCCGCCGTCGTGCGCCAGGCGGACGGCCGTCTGGACGGCGTGCTGTACCGCACGGCGCTGTTCCAGGTGATTACGGAGATGATGAAACGGGAGTCTTCAGGAGCGGAACCTCTTTGA